The genomic stretch GGGCAACCGCTACGTCGATTACATTGGTTCCTGGGGGCCAATGATCACCGGTCACGCCGATCAAGACGTGCTGGCAGCCGTGCGTGCGCGGTTGGATAACGGGCTCTCGTTCGGTACCCCCACCGCCGTGGAAACCACCATGGCAGACCTGATCTGCGACATGATTCCCTCCATGGAAATGGTGCGCATGACCAGCTCGGGCACCGAGGCCACCATGTCAGCGATTCGGCTGGCGCGGGGCACCACGGGGCGCGATAAGATCGTTAAATTCGAGGGTAACTACCACGGCCACTCGGACTCCCTGCTGGTAAAAGCGGGCTCTGGTGCTTTGACTCACGGCGAGCCCAGCTCACCGGGTGTACCGGCCTCGCTGGCCGAGCATACCATCACGCTCTCCTACAACGACCCGGAAGGCGTAGAGGCGTGTTTTGCAGAGATCGGTGAGCAGATTGCCTGCATTATCGTCGAGCCGGTGGCGGGTAATATGAACTGTATTCCGCCTCAGCCAGGTTTCTTGGAAACCCTGCGCCACGTTTGTAACGAGTACGGCAGCATTCTGATTTTTGACGAGGTGATGACGGGGTTCCGCGTAGCATTGGGCGGTGCCCAGGCCTACTACGGTGTCACGCCGGATTTGACCTGTTTGGGTAAGATCGTCGGCGGTGGTATGCCAGTCGGCGCGTTTGGCGGCAAGCGCGACATCATGCAAAACATCTCTCCGCTGGGGCCGGTATATCAGGCGGGCACCCTTTCGGGTAACCCGCTGGCCATGGCCGCCGGGGTGGCGCTACTCACCAAGCTACAGGTACCGGGCTTCCACGATGCCTTGAGCCAGCGCGTACAAACGCTGTGTAACGGCCTGCAAGAGCGCGCCAATGCGGCGCGAGTGCCGATGATGACGCAGTCTGCAGGGGGCATGTTCGGCGTGTTCTTCACCTCACAGTCCCGTGTGGATAACTTTGCTCAAGCCACGGCGTGTAATCCCGATGCTTTCCGTCGCTTCTTTGGTGCGATGCTGGATCACGGCGTGTATCTTGCGCCTTCTGCCTATGAAGCCGGCTTCATGTCCAGTGCCCATACGCCTGAGGATATCCAGCTTACACTGGATGCCGCAGAGAAAGCCTTTGCTGTTATGTAACACTGGGTAACTGGTAATTAGAACGCCTGCTACACTGCAAGAGCCGCTCATGTTGAGCGGCTCTTGTGGTTAATGAGGTAGCTAACCATGAAACAACCATCGGCTTGGCAGGCTTTACGTTTACACGGTGCTCTGTTTACCGCCGTGCTCACCTTTGGCTTTCCCTTAACAGGGCTAGCCGCACAGGAGCAGGATATGACCCAGATCCACATCACCATGAGCGGCTCCCCCGGCGCTGAGTTTTCCGCCGAGTGGCGCATTACCCACAATGGCGACACCGTTGAACACCCTGAAACTCACGGCACGGTGCCTGCAGAATTTACCTTTGAAGGCGACACGCTGGAAGGAACGGTCAAGCTGTTGAGTGACGACGAGAGGCTAGAGGTCGATATCGTCAAAGGCAGCAACCGCTCACGTTCTTCGACCCAAGGCAAAGGAGGCACGCTGACGGTGGTGGTGCGTTAAGGCATAAAAAAACCGCCCCCTGGGGGGCGGTTGGGAGTATTGGCTAACCAAGGTTTAATACTGGATGGTAGAGGCGCGGTTTCCACTGCCTGTTTGTTTAACTGTAGCCGAGGCATTAACACTGCTGTTTTGAGTAATGGTGGAAATATTATTCCAGCCAGAGCCTACATGCGTTTGAGTGACATCTGCGAAGTGACTACCTGATCCATTTTGTAAAATATGAGACTCGTTTAAAGTGTTGTAGATGCCGTCTCCCAATTGCTTGACAAATGCTTGATGTCCGTCACCAAATTGTAAGATATTTGAAGCATCGAAACCGCCTGACTGATCTACATCTGCAGTATTGCCTGTACCACGCTGGTAGATGGTTGATAGAGCATCATTACCTGTTTGTGAGACAGTGACATCATTACCACCACCTGCCTGATCAGCGTCAGAAACGTTATTGCTTCCACTCTGAGTGATATCTGCAGAGTTTCCATCAAAATTAGGGCGACTATCCTGATAAACATAAGAATAGTTTGATTGACCAGTTTGGTCTAGGACAGCAACGTTGTCATCACCACGCTGACGCATCATATTGCTACCATCAGTACCATGTTGCTTTGCTTCAGCATAGTTATTTTGACGGCCTTGCTTAATAAAGCTTTGATTAGTAGACCCACTTTGTTCAGACCATGCCACGTTTCCAGTAGCACCACCATTAAGAATCCCTTGTTCAATGATGGATTTATGATTGATACCAGTTTGTTGGATTTCAGCGCTATTTAGATCGGCACCTAGTTGTTCAATACGCGCTTGGTTTGCAGTACCGTCTTGAGATACATTAGCAATAGCGCCATAACTAAGATCTTGCTTGACATTAGATACGTTGTTATCTCCACTTTGATCCACATAAGCACTTAATGCGTCACCAGTACCTTGCTTGTTCTGTACAACAAGAGACTGGTTATTAGTTCCATTACCTTGCAGAACACTGGCTACGTTACCTGTTGTGCTGCTTAGGTTAGTGGTCTGATCGATTACTGATTCGTTTCCACTGGCTGTACTTCCTGTCATACCAGTAGTTAGTTCGTTTTGAAACCCATCAAATTCTGAATTTCTTTCTAAGTTGCTATACTCAATGAATGGGCTGGTATTATTGTCAGTCCAGGCATCATTATCTAAGCCGCTGTTTTTATTATCTACGCCCCAACCGCCACCTTGTGCCGGTAAAGTAGTTGAGTTGTATAAAAGGTCATTTTTTTCAGTGATTGTTTGTTGTGCGAAAGTAGCACCGCTTACAGCAAAACCAACGGCAGCAGCTAGGGCGGTAAGTTGCATTTTCATGATATTCCCCTTTGTATCGATCGACTTGCTTTGGTGGTTAACTGAGAAGCCAAGTGCGACTCAGTTGATATCGATAGTGACCGGTCGTGAAGTGCCCGAATAGTTTTGTTGGTGGACATTTACATCGCGTAGGCCACTGCCCGATTGTGAAACCATTAAGCTGCTGTTGAAGCCATTTTGGATGGCATTCAACGCAACTCCAACACTGTTCCCTTCTTGAATAGCCGTAACGCTATGGTTATGGCCTTGCTGAACAATCACGCCAATATTGTTGCCATTGTGCTGGGTCAAATTGGCCTGATTGTTATATCCAGTTTGTTTAATGTAAGCGAAGTTTTTAAATTGGTAATTCGCTGAACGAGATTGAACGACGCTCGCGCTGTTGTTAATGCCTTGCTGCTGAATGATGCTCACATTGCCTTTTAAATGGCTGACATCTTGAGACTCTACGTATTGTGTGACTCTAGACATGCTGTCAATGAACTGGTCGTTTGCTGAAGCTTCTGGATTTAAACTGGTTAGTAAGACACCCATTACCAATGCCATGCAGGAGGCTACGGATCCTGTCTTTTGATGGGCTGGTAATTGGTTGAACGGTTTCATTGGGTCTTCCTTTTGAAACGTTATGTGTCTTTTTGTTTCCTGTGTTGAGTTTGGACGATTTAAAAGAAGGCGCTATCGGAAATTTTTCTAATCCTTAACTTATAAAGTTGGTGTTTTTTATGAATATATAGGTTATGGTTTTAATCTTAATTGATGAGTTTTTTAATACTAGTACCTATAGCCTGAAAGATAGAAGCCTTTAATAAAAAAGCCGCTTAAGGAAGCGGCTTTGATTAATAGATAGAATGGCTACTTAAAGCATAGGTATAGGTTCGTTGAGGTAGTCACCTAGAACCGTATCCTGTAGATTGGTTCCTGGTGATAAGTTCCAAAGACGGTTTTCCACCCCACGTGCAATCAAGTGAATCACCGCAGACTCGATAGCGGACATCACCGCTAACTGTACAGGTTCGTTCGTGGTGATACCTGCCTCTGCCTCTAGCAAACGCCTAAAGTCGATAAACCGGTACACGCCGGCTCTGAGTTCTTTGGAGTAGATAGTTTTGGTGGTGGTGACGTTGGCAAGTATTTCACCGGTGGATATTTCTACCGCACGCAAATTGACGGTTACTTGGTCTACTTGATATTGACCTGATGCACCGATACCGAAGTACTCCGCTCCCGCTCCTCCTGTTCGAATATTGGATTCATAAGCGATGATTCCTCCTTCGAGCATGACGGAAGCCGCGCGTAGTGACGGCAAGGTATCGGGCTGGCCAAAACGCTCGAACTCAGCGCGAATGATGCGTCGCTCGGTTAATAGGTTCTGTAAGCCTACCCGTTCCAGTGGTATGAACCAGCCTGAATCAGCGAGCGCGCCGGTGAGCATAGCAGCGGCCCCTTGGGTGACGGCCGTTGAAAAGGTGCTGGCCGGGGCGGGTCGATATTGTCCGGTTTGGTCTCGAAAATCATACACAGAGACAAAGATTTTTCCGGCGGGAGGTGGTAACGACACCAGGTCTTGATAGGTAGCACCTCTTGGTGTCAGCGTTGCTTGTGCCCCCTCTAAATTTTCCGACGTGGCTACCATCCCAGCGCATCCGCTGAGTAACCCAGCAATGACAATCGAGGCGATTATTTTCATGGTGTTCCCCTGAAATACTTTAAGCCGTGCTATTTTTCGCGTACTTTTTTGATAATTAAGGGTTAAATAAGCCGCCTACGCTAATTTCAGTTACATCGCCAGTTATTTTATCGACGACGCGAACCACTAATTGGCCGCTGCTGTCACTCACGACGACGCCAAACTCATCGCTATCAAAACTGCCTTCTTCAACTTCACCACGACTGACGTCAGAAATCAGTTGAGAGATTAATCGGCTTTCTAAATTTTGTAGTAGGCGTTCCGTTGATGAGAGTGACTGTACACTGCGTGTGTTCGGATCTGTCGTTGTATCCTGTGCTTGTGCTTTACCGAGTAGGTAGCTACCCACAAAAGGATCACCACCAAACGAAGGGTTGATGGGCTGATAGATTAAGTCGCCTGCGTGTGCTTGCGTAACTGCTATTATTATCAGCCCTGCGCTGGCTGCTTTTTTTAGCATTTTCATTAGAATAGCTCCTCTTTCCCCAAGTCTTTGTCCGAGGTCAAAGCGGCTGATAGCTGCTGTTGAAGCAGCGCTTCCTCGACGGTTTTTACAGCGTCTCCCGCTACGCGATCAGCTTCGCTGATTCTTGGAGAAAGCTGTGTTCTGAAGTACATCCGGTTGCCTTCCATGATCCATACTTGACTGCCCCAGCGAGCGTCAGGACGCTCTTGAATGGTAATAGTGGCATTGCCGATGATGACGTTATCCATCGCCTGCTGACTAAATGCTCGATAGAACGTTTTACCCGCCATTGTGATAGTGCGGTCCACCATGATGCCGGTTAGCTCACTACTACCATTGGGTCTACCTTGAATTTCGGGCCCGTCCGGGCTCGATAATTGGTTAATCGCATCTACTTCGGCCTGCTCATTCCTGGTAAGTGACGATGCATCAACCGGCCCATTAGGTTGAGCGTTTGCAACGCTTGTTAAACACCATAAGAGAGCAATTGATATTTTATGCTTAGCTGCCATGATGTTTATCTCTTATTAAGTTTTACCGATGCCGCTGTAAGCTGCGTGCCGTTTCGATATTAGGCAGAATCGGACCTAAGTTTTGGTGAATCCAATTCAGTGCTTGAATGCGGTTATGCACATTGATTTTTCTAAAGATGTTGTAAAGATGTGATTTAACCGTGTGCTCACTCACAAAGAGTTTGTCGGCAATTTGTTGATTGGAAGAGCCTGCACTGAGTAACGAAATGATCTCCATTTCTCGGTTGGTCAAGCCGCAGGCAGGTCGGAACGCGTTGCTTTGATACTTACGGTAAAAAAGGATCAAACGCGCCATTAAATCTCGAGACATCCATAGCTCACCTTCCAGCAGGGCATGAATGCCTTTGCAAATGACCTCCAAGCTTTCGTTGCGATAAAAGACGCCCTTGAGCTGTGCGCAGGACAAAGCTTCCAGCGCATGATCCATATCGCGGATGTTGAAGGCGGCCAGTGAGGTTTTAGCCAAGCTATCGGGAAGTTTGTCCTGCCATTCGGGCAAGGCGTCCACACCGATATGGTCGCTATCGATGAGGATCAGCAGCTTACTTGGGATGGCGGCAGGCAGTTGGCTTCTTGGCGAGTGGATGCTCACCGTACAACCTGTGTGGTCATGTAAATAGTCGGCAAAGAGCTGCGACTGGGGGCTTTTTTCGGTGACGATGTACACCAAGCCGTGCGTCTTCTCATGTGACATTGTGGAGGCCTCGGTTGGATTGAAAGCAATCAGGTGGTACGAAGAGTGTTGCCCAATACGTCCTTTTCGTAAAGTTTTGTTATTAAAAAACATGAAGAAAATGGTAGTTAAAAAGTTAATTTAAATAAGCTATTGATTTTAAATAAATTATTTCAATATAAAAATTATTTACTCATTTTTCTAATATACCTTTAGTTACATTTTGTCGCCTTTAGCTGCGCTCTCGGTAGGCGTAAACTGATCGCCTCATGTGAGGAGGTCGCCCCTATGAATGCAGCCAAAACGCTCGTTTTAGCCAGTGGAAATTCTGGAAAATTAAAAGAATTCAATCAGTTGCTATCGCCCCTTGGGCTGGATGTACGCCCCCAGGCGGAGTTTGGTGTGCACGATGTCGAAGAGACAGGACTAACGTTCGTTGAAAATGCGCTGTTAAAAGCCCGTGAAGCGAGTCGTGTAAGCGGGTTACCGGCGCTCGCCGACGACTCAGGTCTGGAGGTCGATGCGTTGCATGGGGCACCTGGCATTTACTCCGCCCGCTATGCCGGTGAGCCGAAAAGCGACGAGCGTAACAATGAGAAACTGCTGGCAGCACTCAGTGAGTGCGCGGAAGGCCAGCGTACGGGCCGCTATTGGTGTGTCTTGGTTTATTTACGCCATGCAGAAGACCCGGTACCGGTCATCGTTCAGCGTAGCTGGGAAGGTGAGGTACTGGCCCATCCGCGGGGTGAGGGGGGCTTTGGCTACGATCCTCTCTTTTGGCTACCTGACCAGGGCATGAGCGCGGCAGAACTCCCCAGCGAAACGAAGAATCGCTTGAGTCATCGGGGGCGTGCACTGCATGCCTTGGTCGATATTTTGAAGGTGGCGCATGGCTGAACAGTTGCCGCCACTATCGCTTTACATTCATACGCCTTGGTGTGTGCGCAAGTGCCCCTATTGCGACTTCAATTCTCACGAACCTGGCACCAACGCACTACCCGAAGCGGCCTACTTGGCCGCGTTGCTGAGTGATTTGGACGGCGATTTGGCGTTGGCGTCTGGCCGCCCCCTTCAAACCATTTTTATTGGGGGCGGTACGCCTAGCTTGCTATCGCCAACGTTTTATCGACAGTTATTCGATGGCATTCGTGAACGCCTCTCCTTTTCGCCTACGATTGAAATCACCCTGGAAGCCAATCCAGGCACGACCGAGCAGCAGCGGTTCATCGGCTATCGGGACGCTGGTATCAATCGCTTGTCGCTGGGCGTACAGAGTTTCCGGCCCACTCAACTGAGTGCACTGGGGCGAATTCATACCGGCAACGAAGCGGTGACCGCCATCGCTGAAGCCAGAGCGGCGGGATTCGATAACCTCAATATCGATCTCATGCACGGGCTTCCTCAGCAAACGCCCGAGCAAGCCATGGAAGACATCGACCAGGCACTTGCCCTCAATCCAGAACATCTTTCCTGGTATCAGTTAACCCTGGAGCCCAATACGGCGTTTTTCTCGCATCCGCCCCCCCTGCCAGAGGAGGAGGCGCTATGGGACATTCAGGAGGCAGGGCATCAGCGACTGGAACAAGCCGGGCTAAGTCGATACGAGATATCGGCCTATGCCCGCCCAGGATGTCAGAGCCGCCATAACCTGAACTACTGGCGATTTGGCGACTACCTGGGAATCGGTGCAGGTGCTCATGGAAAGCTCTCCTACATAGACTCCCAAGGGAAATGGCAGATCGAACGGCGTTGGAAAACGCGTCAGCCCGATGCGTACTTGCGCCGTGCCAATGATCCGCGTGGCTTCGTAGCAGGCCAGCAGCTCATTGAGCCAAACGAGTTACCGCTGGAGTTTGCCATGAACGCGCTGCGCCTGACCGAGGGCGTCCCCCTAGCGGATTGGACGGCCCACACTGGCCAGCCACAGGCACGGTTACTTGCGCGTTTACAAAGTGCTCAAGAAAAAGGACTTTTAATGGAAATGCCTGAAAAGCTGCGTGCATCGCCCCAAGGTCTATTATTCTTGAACGAGTTGCTGGCCTTGATGAGCGAAGAGTGACCAGCGATGGATTCGGTACTATCTCAATCATAAACAAGGAGTGAGTGATGCGTATTTCTCGACTACTGACCCCACTGGCAGCGGCGATGTTACTGGCTGGCTGCGCGACGTCCGATCCTTACGGCGGTCAAACGCAGCGCTCTAGCACTGCCATGGGCACCGGTATTGGTGCGGCGATTGGCGCGGCGGCGGGCGCTTTATCCGGTGACGGCAGTACGAGTCGTCGCGACCGCGCGCTGATCGGTGCCGCTGTTGGCGCGGCCGCCGGTGCGGGTGTGGGTGCCTACATGGACCGTCAAGAGCAGCAGCTTCGCGATAACCTGCAAGGATCGCGTATCGAGATTGACCGCCGTGGCGACGATATCGTGCTCAACATGCCTAGCAGCGTCACGTTTGGCTTCGATTCCGCCGAACTCACCTCGGATGCGCGCAGCGCCCTGAACGAAGTGGCGAATGTCCTCACTCAGTACACCGATACCCGTGTAAATATTGCCGGCCACACGGACAGTACCGGTGATGCCAGCTACAACCAGCGCCTTTCAGAGCGCCGTGCCCAGTCGGTTGGTAGCTACCTGAGTCAGAACGGCGTGTCCTCCATGCGGTTGAACACCATGGGCTATGGTGCTAACCAGCCGGTGGCAAGCAACGATACCGAGCAGGGGCGTGCGCAAAACCGTCGCGTCGAAATCACCCTGACGCCTACCGGCAACGGCCAGTAACCTCATGCGTTAATCTCGGCATTGCCGTCCAACGCCCGCTATGCTCACATAGCGGGCTTTTTTTCGTTCAACTGCTAGCGAGCTGCCATGCTGTCGTATCAACACGCCTACCACGCCGGTAACTTTGCCGATGTTCATAAGCATTTAATGCTTTACGCAGTGAGGGATTATTTATTACGTAAAAAATCAGCGATTACATATATTGATACCCATGCAGGCAGAGGGCTCTATCCGCTGGTCACGAAAGAGACCCAGCGTCTTAAAGAGTATCGAGAAGGCGTCGCACCGCTCTGGCAGGCTCGGCAGCAGTTGAGCGATCCCTTACTTGAAAAATGGGTGGCGTCGTTGGAAAGCGTACAGCCACAGTCCACAGAGCTTTCGCACTACCCTGGTTCACCCTGGTGGCTGGCTCAGGGGCTGCGTGAGCAGGACTCACTGCGCCTATTTGAGCTGCACCCTGGTGAGCACGAACATTTGAGCGGGCAAGCCCTGCCCAAACAGGCCCGACGTATTTATGGCGATGGGTTGCTTGGCTTGAAGCAGCTGTTACCGGTGGCGACGCCACGGCTGTGCGTGTTGATAGATCCGAGTTACGAGCGCAAAGTGGAGTATCAAGAGGTCGTCGATGCGGTGGCCTACAGCCTCGAAAAAGCGCGCCACGCCGTGGTGATGATTTGGTACCCGCTGCTGCCCGCCGGGCACCATGACACGTTGCTCAGCGGCCTTGAAGCGAGCGGCATTCGCAAGATTTGGCACAGCGAGCTGCTGTTACGGGCCGCGGCGGAGAGCACGCACGGCATGTATGGAAGCGGCATGGTGGTCATCAATCCGCCCTGGGGGCTGGATGAGCAGCTAGCTGCAGCGATGTCCCAGGTGACACCGCTGCTGGGGAGCGACAGCCGCTACCGCGCCAAATGGCGAGTGGGCGAGTAGTGGTAGTGAGTGGCAGCGGCTATTTGCCGATACAGAAGCTACCAAAAATTTCGCCCAGCAGATCATCGGCGCTAAATTCACCGGTGATCTCTCCCAGCGCTTGCTGTGCGTCTCGCAGGTCTTCGGCGAGAAGCTCGCCAGCGCCGTAGCCATCCAACTGGGCGCGGCCGGTATCGAGGGCAGCCATGGCGCGGTCCAGGGCATCCAGGTGGCGGCGGCGGGCGGAGAAGCGGCCCTCTGTCGTTGCAGAGAACCCCATGACGTCTTTTAAATGCGTTTTCAAACTGTCCACACCCTCTCCGGTTTTCGCAGACAGCCGGACAATGGGCGTGGCTGTGGATAAGTCAATGCCAGGCGCTTCGGCACTGGCATCAATTTTATTACGCACCAGGGTAAGCCTGCTTTGATCGGGGAGGCGCTCCACAAACTCAGGCCAGATGCTCATTGGGTCGGTAACCGCTGTGGTGGATGCATCCACCATGAGCAGTACTCGGTCGGCCTTTTCGATCTCTTCCCATGCCCGGGCAACACCGATTTTCTCTACCGCATCGGGCGTATCACGCAACCCGGCAGTATCGATGATATGCAGCGGCATGCCGTCTAGGTGAATGTACTCCCTCAGTACGTCACGAGTGGTGCCCGCGATGTCCGTCACAATAGCCGTATCCTGCTCGGTCAGTGCGTTCAACAGGCTCGATTTGCCCGCGTTGGGGCGCCCTGCGATCACCACGCTCATGCCTTCACGTAGCAGAGCGCCCTGCCCAGCGGCTTTGCGAACGCCAACCAGCGCTTGCTGAATACTCTCCAGATGCGTGGCGACATGGCCATCGGCGAGAAAGTCGATTTCCTCCTCAGGAAAATCGATGGCGGCTTCCACGTAAACGCGCAGTTCGATCAGCCGCTCCACCAGGGCGGAAACCCGCTGTGAGAACTCGCCCTGTAACGAGCGCACGGCATTTTCAGCGGCAGAGCGGGAGGTGGCATCGATCAGGTCGGCAATCGCTTCTGCCTGGGCCAGATCCAGCTTGTCGTTGAGAAAGGCACGTTCTGAGAACTCCCCAGGCCGGGCCAGGCGAGCGCCTAGCTCTAGGCAGCGCTCAAGCAGCATATCCATAATGATGGGGCCGCCGTGGCCTTGAAGCTCCAGCACGTCTTCACCGGTGAAGGAGTGGGGGCCGTTAAACAGGAGCGCGATGCCCTCGTCGATAGTGCCCTCAGCGCCGTGAAACGGACCGTAGTGGGCGTAACGGGGAGCAGGGCAATCACCCAGTATCTCAGCGGCTATCGAGCGGCAGGCGGGGCCTGATACGCGAATGATGCCCACACCGCCACGGCCAGGTGGGGTTGCCAAGGCGGTAATGGTGTCTTGGGTATAGAGTCGGTCGGCCATGACGCTTCCTAAAGACGAAAAAGGGAGAGTGTATCGCGATGGCGCTCATGATGAGCACGTTCGCCCTAAAACGCCAGACCCCCGCAAAGGCGGGGGTCTGGGAGTAGCAGAGGAGAGCGATTACTTGGTTCGCATCCCTTTGCCGACGCTTGGGTCATTCTCGATGCTGCGCGTAATGAAGTACTGCTGCGCCACCGAGATGATGTTGTTGACCACCCAGTAGATGACCAGACCTGCCGGGAACCACAGGAAGAAGAAGGTGAAGATAATCGGCAGCATCTTCATGATCTTCGCCTGCATGGGGTCTGGCGGTGTCGGGTTCAGCATCTGCTGAACGAACATCGAAATACCCATCAGAATCGGCAGGATGAAGTAGGGGTCTTTCACCGAGAGATCCTGGATCCAGAACATGAACGGCGCGTGGCGCAGCTCGACAGATTCCAGCAACATCCAGTACAGGGCGATAAATACCGGCATCTGTACCAGAATCGGCAAACAGCCACCCAGCGGATTGATCTTCTCTTTCTGGTAGAACTTCATCATCTCTTGAGACATTTTCTGGCGGTCGTCGCCATACATCTCTTTGAGACGCTGCATCTCTGGGCCCAGTTTGCGCATACGCGCCATGGACTTGTAGGCCTTGGCAGACAGCGGGAAGAGCACCAGTTTTACCAGCACGGTCAGCAGAACGATCGACCAGCCCCAGTTACCGACGATGTCGTGGATCTTATCCAGCAGCCAGAACAGCGGGTTGGCAATGAACCACAGCCAGCCGTAATCCACGGTGAGCTTAAGGTTCGGTGCGACTTGCTCAAGGTAGTCTTGAACCTTCGGACCCATGTAGAGCGTAGCGCTCAGCGTAGCTTCACCCTCGGCGGCGACGCTGCTGGTAGGGCCAGCAAAGGCCACTACGTTACGATCACGAGAATCGGTCGTTACGTAGTAGAGGTTCTGCTGGTTTTGAGCCGGTGCCCAAGCCGATACGAAGTAGTGCTGGATCATCGCGATCCAGCCCCCTTGGGCCTCGCGATTGTCGAAGTTACGGCTTTGAATCGTATCGAAGTCGATCTTTTCGTAGCGCGCTTCTGGCGTAGAGTAGGCCGCCCCTAGATAGGAGTTCATGCCCATGGCCACACCGCTGGACGGATCCGGGCTGTTATCGCGAGCCAATTGGCCAATGAAGCGAGCGGTAACCGGGGCTTCGGTGTTGTTGGCCAGGTAGTAGCTCACGTTCACGGCATAGCTGCCACGATCAAACGTGAGGCGCTTGATGACATCGACGCCATTCACGTCGGCCGTCAAGTCAACGCTGAGCTGCTCTTCGTCATCGCCGAGGCGATATTCGTTACGCTCGGGCGTGAAAGCGATGCGGCTTGCTTGGCCATCCAGCTGCAGGCCAGAGCGGGCGACGTAGCTGCGCGTGGCGTTGTCCGACAGCAGCACGTAGTTGCGGTCGGAATCCAGCGTCAGCTTATGCTGCGGTAAGGCCGCGTAGACGATATCGCCACCGAAGGGGTCGATACGGACATCCAGGACATCCGTGGTGACCGCAATGAAGTCACGGCTAGCGGTGTCGCTCTGCTCGTCGCCAACGCCTTCACTGATGGCGTTATCCGGTGCGGAGGTACTGGGGACGGAAAGATCGTTACTAGCGTTCTCGCTCGCAGGAGTCCCATTGCTGCTTTGGGTGATCTCTGGCGTCGAGTCGTAGGTGGTCTGCCCGTAATCCTGATTCCACTGTACAACCAAAAGGTAGGCAAGCACTGCCAGTGGAATCAGTAATAAAAGTCGTTTTACGTCCATGAGGGTTCTGCCCGATGGGTGGTGAACATGCTAATGGCGCAGTGTCATTTACTCGACCCATGACACACGAAAGCCTGCCAAGCGGCAGGCCGAGGTCGAGCGGCGAGGTGTGTCGTCAAGCGTCACGTGTTACGCCATGAGGCGGGGGAGGTGCAGACACCGCCTGTGCGTCGCGCTGAAGCCGTTTCCACATGCCGTGTAGCTGGCGGGTGAGCGTTTCGTTATCGACATCCTGTACGCCCCGTTTTGCCAATATCACGATATCCACAGAGGGTA from Halomonas meridiana encodes the following:
- a CDS encoding CsgE family curli-type amyloid fiber assembly protein; its protein translation is MAAKHKISIALLWCLTSVANAQPNGPVDASSLTRNEQAEVDAINQLSSPDGPEIQGRPNGSSELTGIMVDRTITMAGKTFYRAFSQQAMDNVIIGNATITIQERPDARWGSQVWIMEGNRMYFRTQLSPRISEADRVAGDAVKTVEEALLQQQLSAALTSDKDLGKEELF
- a CDS encoding CsgG/HfaB family protein, translated to MKIIASIVIAGLLSGCAGMVATSENLEGAQATLTPRGATYQDLVSLPPPAGKIFVSVYDFRDQTGQYRPAPASTFSTAVTQGAAAMLTGALADSGWFIPLERVGLQNLLTERRIIRAEFERFGQPDTLPSLRAASVMLEGGIIAYESNIRTGGAGAEYFGIGASGQYQVDQVTVNLRAVEISTGEILANVTTTKTIYSKELRAGVYRFIDFRRLLEAEAGITTNEPVQLAVMSAIESAVIHLIARGVENRLWNLSPGTNLQDTVLGDYLNEPIPML
- a CDS encoding LuxR C-terminal-related transcriptional regulator yields the protein MSHEKTHGLVYIVTEKSPQSQLFADYLHDHTGCTVSIHSPRSQLPAAIPSKLLILIDSDHIGVDALPEWQDKLPDSLAKTSLAAFNIRDMDHALEALSCAQLKGVFYRNESLEVICKGIHALLEGELWMSRDLMARLILFYRKYQSNAFRPACGLTNREMEIISLLSAGSSNQQIADKLFVSEHTVKSHLYNIFRKINVHNRIQALNWIHQNLGPILPNIETARSLQRHR
- the hemL gene encoding glutamate-1-semialdehyde 2,1-aminomutase, with translation MTTSAELFDLASRHIPGGVNSPVRAFKGLHRPPVFMERAQGAYLFDVEGNRYVDYIGSWGPMITGHADQDVLAAVRARLDNGLSFGTPTAVETTMADLICDMIPSMEMVRMTSSGTEATMSAIRLARGTTGRDKIVKFEGNYHGHSDSLLVKAGSGALTHGEPSSPGVPASLAEHTITLSYNDPEGVEACFAEIGEQIACIIVEPVAGNMNCIPPQPGFLETLRHVCNEYGSILIFDEVMTGFRVALGGAQAYYGVTPDLTCLGKIVGGGMPVGAFGGKRDIMQNISPLGPVYQAGTLSGNPLAMAAGVALLTKLQVPGFHDALSQRVQTLCNGLQERANAARVPMMTQSAGGMFGVFFTSQSRVDNFAQATACNPDAFRRFFGAMLDHGVYLAPSAYEAGFMSSAHTPEDIQLTLDAAEKAFAVM
- a CDS encoding curli assembly protein CsgF, whose product is MKMLKKAASAGLIIIAVTQAHAGDLIYQPINPSFGGDPFVGSYLLGKAQAQDTTTDPNTRSVQSLSSTERLLQNLESRLISQLISDVSRGEVEEGSFDSDEFGVVVSDSSGQLVVRVVDKITGDVTEISVGGLFNP
- the hemW gene encoding radical SAM family heme chaperone HemW; translated protein: MAEQLPPLSLYIHTPWCVRKCPYCDFNSHEPGTNALPEAAYLAALLSDLDGDLALASGRPLQTIFIGGGTPSLLSPTFYRQLFDGIRERLSFSPTIEITLEANPGTTEQQRFIGYRDAGINRLSLGVQSFRPTQLSALGRIHTGNEAVTAIAEARAAGFDNLNIDLMHGLPQQTPEQAMEDIDQALALNPEHLSWYQLTLEPNTAFFSHPPPLPEEEALWDIQEAGHQRLEQAGLSRYEISAYARPGCQSRHNLNYWRFGDYLGIGAGAHGKLSYIDSQGKWQIERRWKTRQPDAYLRRANDPRGFVAGQQLIEPNELPLEFAMNALRLTEGVPLADWTAHTGQPQARLLARLQSAQEKGLLMEMPEKLRASPQGLLFLNELLALMSEE
- the rdgB gene encoding RdgB/HAM1 family non-canonical purine NTP pyrophosphatase — translated: MNAAKTLVLASGNSGKLKEFNQLLSPLGLDVRPQAEFGVHDVEETGLTFVENALLKAREASRVSGLPALADDSGLEVDALHGAPGIYSARYAGEPKSDERNNEKLLAALSECAEGQRTGRYWCVLVYLRHAEDPVPVIVQRSWEGEVLAHPRGEGGFGYDPLFWLPDQGMSAAELPSETKNRLSHRGRALHALVDILKVAHG
- a CDS encoding OmpA family protein; protein product: MRISRLLTPLAAAMLLAGCATSDPYGGQTQRSSTAMGTGIGAAIGAAAGALSGDGSTSRRDRALIGAAVGAAAGAGVGAYMDRQEQQLRDNLQGSRIEIDRRGDDIVLNMPSSVTFGFDSAELTSDARSALNEVANVLTQYTDTRVNIAGHTDSTGDASYNQRLSERRAQSVGSYLSQNGVSSMRLNTMGYGANQPVASNDTEQGRAQNRRVEITLTPTGNGQ